The proteins below are encoded in one region of Syngnathus acus chromosome 2, fSynAcu1.2, whole genome shotgun sequence:
- the LOC119133799 gene encoding DDRGK domain-containing protein 1-like: MIILLYLIAAAILSVLLLFAVKLRKRTQQADREHEQAVVRPPGVRPRAAVEERGAGMPRRRNLARAMANRRSQREPVELEGDRVQQYQEDDDDEEEAEEQSFQPTVKIGAKKQRKLEEKQAKKAQREAELEEREERKKMQELRDEERRQEEEKERLLEKKQEEDERRAKEEQEKREEEEYLRLKASFVVEDQGEEEQLSEDQSRNLLQEFIDYIESSKVVLLEDLASHFGMRTVDAIARLQDLLAEGSLTGVIDDRGKFISITQAELDAVAQFINQRGRVSITELAQASNTLINLKPENRNTA; this comes from the exons ATGATTATCTTATTGTACTTGATAGCTGCTGCTATCCTCTCtgtgttgctgttgtttgCTGTGAAGTTGCGGAAAAGGACGCAGCAAG CTGACAGAGAACATGAACAAGCTGTTGTCAGACCGCCAGGCGTCCGTCCACGGGCTGCTGTGGAGGAACGAGGAGCAGGGATGCCGCGTAGGAGGAATCTTGCAAGGGCTATGGCCAACAGAAGATCACAGCGAGAACCAGTGGAGCTTG AAGGAGATCGAGTGCAGCAGTATcaggaggatgatgatgatgaggaggaggcagaAGAGCAGAGCTTCCAGCCAACTGTAAAAATTGGAgccaaaaaacaaaggaagcTGGAAGAAAAACAGGCAAAGAAAGCCCAGCGAGAG GCTGAACTTGAGGAGCGTGAAGAAAGGAAGAAGATGCAAGAGCTCAGAGACGAAGAGAGAcgacaggaggaggagaaagaacgGCTATTGGAAAAGAAACAG GAAGAGGATGAGCGTCGAGCCAAAGAGGAGCAGGAGAaacgggaggaggaggagtacCTCAGGCTCAAAGCTTCCTTTGTTGTGGAAGACCAGGGTGAGGAAGAGCAGCTGTCTGAAGACCAG TCACGTAACCTACTCCAAGAATTCATCGATTACATAGAG AGCTCTAAAGTTGTTCTACTGGAGGACTTGGCCTCTCATTTTGGAATGAGAACAGTGGATGCTATTGCCAGACTGCAGGACCTGCTAGCGGAAGGTTCCCTCACAG GGGTCATTGATGACAGGGGAAAGTTTATCTCCATCACTCAAGCAGAATTGGACGCAGTGGCTCAGTTCATCAATCAAAGAGGTCGAGTTTCTATCACAGAGTTGGCCCAGGCCAGCAACACTCTGATCAATTTGAAACCAGAGAACCGCAACACTGCCTGA